Part of the Citrus sinensis cultivar Valencia sweet orange chromosome 2, DVS_A1.0, whole genome shotgun sequence genome, TTTGTGGCAATTGTCCAACACTAGGTAGTTGATTGAAAgagttgaaaattttcattttgattatgtTGCTGCTGTTAAAAGATATATGTGGGATCAATTGGTGAGAAGAATCTGTTTCTGAACCAAGACACAACGTTTTAAGTCCCAGTGATTTCCGATTGCTTTGGGTcgaaattttcaaattagatTCACTTACAGATTTAGTTCTGGGTTTTGCTTGAATATATCAAGTTTAGTTTCTGCACGCTTTGTTTCCTATCTTTTGTTGTCCCTTAAATGAAGAACAAGCTTTGCGATATCAATagagtttcttttcttctgtttttgcAATTCTAATTTCTAACTGTGGATATTTTTTGGTTGAAGAAAATATGAGTTGATTACGTGACGATGGGCAGTCCGCACGGATGCCAAATATGCATTTTTCTCTATGTATTTGCTTAATTGTTTTCATTTCGTATGATTGTTTTCTAATTACCAATTTTGTGTTATCcttgttctttttctctttggtTGGTAATGCCATGCACATTTTTTAGTCTGCCATGAATTATCTCATTCTGTTCTTTCCCCACTATTTATCAGAAACAAAGTCAAGATAGCAACAGCCGGCGCCATCCCCCCACTTGTGGAGCTTCTTAAGTTCCAAAATGGTACGTTGAGGGAATTAGCCGCAGCCGCGATCTTAACTCTCTCAGCTGCTGCACCCAATAAGCCAGCCATTGCTGCTTCTGGAGCTGCACCTCTTCTGGTACAGATTCTCCACTCTGGAAGTGTTCAGGGAAGAGTTGATGCTGTTACAGCCCTACACTATCTCTCCACCTGTAAAGAGAATTCCAGTCCAATTGTAGATGCTACAGCGGTTCCCCCTTTAATCAATCTTCTGAAAGATTGCAAGAAATATTCAAAGTTTGCTGAGAAGGCTACAGCATTGCTTGAAATCCTTTCCAGCTCAGAAGAAGGGCGAATTGCAATCACAAATTCAGATGGTGGGATATTAACCCTTGTAGAGACTGTTGAAGATGGATCACTTGTCAGCACACAACATGCAGTTGGAGCGCTTCTTTCTTTATGCCAGAGCTGTCGGGATAAGTACAGACAACTCATTCTCAAAGAAGGTGCAATCCCAGGGCTTCTGCGACTGACGGTAGAGGGTACCTTTGAAGCTCAAGAAAGAGCTCGGACACTTCTAGACTTGCTGAGAGACACTCCACAAGAAAAGAGATTGAGTTCCTCAGTTTTGGAGAAAATTGTTTACGACATAGCTGCACGGGTTGATGGAGCAGATAAAGCTGCTGAAACCGCCAAGAGATTATTACAGGACATGGTACAAAGAAGTATGGAGCTGAGTATGACACGGATCCAACAAAGAGCTGCATCTTCTGCACCCTCTAAGATTCCATCTGCGTAAACAAGAAAATGGCTGCAAGTTTTCATCGTATATACCTTGTGCTGGCAGTTAAACCTCATGTACTCTTTCTGGATCACCATCCAAGAGAGTTGTTGAAGTAGATTTCATTAGAATGCCTACCCATCCATAGGAGGTAATATTGTCTCCTCATAGTGGGGTCTTGTATAGCTTACCCTTGATCATGTTTGTATAAAAATCACTTCCAAGTTTTATACTAGTACATTTTCCCTGATCACAAATTTTGTAGGCAAAGCAGCACTTGTAAGGTTGTAAGGGCCACACACATTATTCAGATTTTGTGGACTTTGTTAAGAGCTGATATTAACGTCCAGTTTCAAGATGTGTTACTGGTCAATTGATATCATCTTTCATTTTGGGAATACACGAGggaaattggaaaaaaatagcCCTTCTGTTACATGAATTTCTTGTTGAAAAGTAATTTGTtgtgatattaaaaaaaaaaaaaaaaaaaaaaaaaacctttgtGTTTGTGCCTCTTATGGATATCATTAAATCAACTTTACCCAAAGAAGCAAATGAGGATCTCAAACAGAGACCAGAGCCGGGGTGGGGGGGTCCCTCGTTCACTGTTGGACCATTTCTTGCCggtcattatttattattattgaccCTAAAAGCAAGTAACTTTTGGACCATTTTACTTTACATGAGTCATGACCTGATTAATCTGCAAGTAAAAAGAAACTTCCGTGATGGAAAAGGTAGAAGAATACACTGAAAAGGGCTTCCCCTTCCTTGCATTGGAAAACTGTTTGTTCATCAGTTGTTATGATGATTGAGATTTGAGACTTCACCCAAAGCTATTTCAAgtgattaaattataaagcatCCTTCAAATTTTCCCCTAAAATCAGATACCATAGCAATAAAATACGTTATCCACCGacaatagaataaaaataaaaatgaagtgtTAAACCAAGATTatgtttctttaaaaattaatggcaCATCAGATACATTCTACAAGCTCTTTACAgtttaaaacaacaaaattaccCACACTCCTGAGGCAtgtaatgaaaaatttgttaaaaattatatgtaagTTAAGAGTTAGATGTTGAAGTTCGGGTCCAAATGTTGGTCGGTAGTGGATACCATTCGATTTGATTTGGTAGGCTAAGAACGAACCAAACTTAAACTAATTGGTTcataattttgagaataaaaaacaaaccaaaCACTAGAAtcgaattaaattaaactaaattaattctGTTTGGTTCGGTTCTATGGTTtagttagattttattttgtttgatttgagtaattttatCATGTATATTCAATAGAAAGATACAATAGCAATGTCCTATTACTATAATAATACTTTTGAGtctataaatttacaaataaaaaacaatataagAAAATCTAACAACAAATCTAGAAATCTActataaattacaaaagaaagtTCATGGTTCTGTTGCATACAAGCACTTTTCCAATCACTACTTTTTGATCCTTTAACTTGTACATCAATATTACCTATCTTATCTTCTAAAGTGAGATATTAGTCAAGCACCAAcggttaaataaaataacatagagTATATGTTGTTACATTGATAATCATatgtattaaataagaaataaaagtaTCACTTTGAGTATCTAAATGTTCTTTATGTTGagccaaaattaaaatagtccCCAATTGTTAATTCATGAAATTCGATGTGAACGAAAGTTAAACAAATCTAAATTATACTAGctattttgaaataaacttaaaattaaattttataggaCATAACTTTTGAAAGTTGATCCACAAACTCatctttttgaattaattaattaaggtttattattgtatatatatatatataaaaaaaaaaagaccacAATCAATTTTGTCTCAATGTCATTGCTTCAACTATGTTAGGAGTCAAAATGTCTATATGGATCTAGTCTAAGCTaggattttcaatttttaatttttttcataaattctgtttttaattttttcgtGAACCGCTTAATTCAGCGGTTTGGTTCGATTTTAAACCGAACCAagtagaaataattaattcaaaaaatttttaaatcatttggTTCGGTTTTTATTGTCCAAACCGCACCAAACAGGTCGGTCTTCTTGAtccttcatttaatttaaaagtcttactaacaaacaattaatgaagaaAAGTGGGATCTAATTGTGCGCGCCGTATTGTAATACACTCGTTAATTACAACTTTACCACTGTCGGTGCGTGTCGTCATTTCATGGAGAGCAATGGTCACCAATTACATGACACCATGACTTTCATCACTTTCATCACCCGTACGGCCTAATCCGACCCTCCACGTAGCTCTTATTTCCGCGTGTCATCATCGAATCCCGTGTGCGCAATATACCCTCCGTATAGTTAAATAATCATCCTATCAATCAAAAAACCACGCTGCTTTTTGACAATCCCTCAATCGCACAGTCTGAAGAATCTACTAATTCCAGCTCACTCACAGCACATCTCATTTAGAAAGAGAGGGAAACAGAGAGATGTGTTCATCTCTGTTGCTTCTCTTGTCTGATTCGTCTCGAAGGTAAGTCAAGTTTGTTCCTTCGTTACTTGAAAGATCTCAAACCAGATCTAAAACCCTTGAAAGTTTCTTccttgttttagttttttaatcaGTTTTTTGCAATTTTCTTATCTGggtcattttgtttttagttgAAGTTACTAGATTTAGTTCAAAGTTGGAATTTTTGGTTCAGCGACAATGTTGGGTCGGTCTACACTGTCAAGAACTGCAAGTTTTAGGCCAGAAAACCTAGGCCAAAATGCACTAGCGATGATAGGCAATCTTTGCTTCACTATGTTTGTGCTAGGAGTGTTAATCTTCACTATTATTGCTGCCACATATGAACCTGAGGATCCACTCTTTCATCCATCGGCAAAGATCACCTCATTTTTAACATCACAATCGAATGCGACTTTTAAATCTGATGACACTGTTGTTAAAACCGGTGAGGATTTCATGGCCCTGAACCAAACTGTGGTTGCTACGTTTATTAATGCAACTGATGTGGAGTATAAGGAGGAGAGTGTAACAGAAACGGTGCCCAATTGTGAGGGAAATGTGGATAGTCCTATTGATTGTACTGACCCGGAAGTGTTTCATTTATTGATGAGTAAGGCAATAGATCAGTTTAAAGACATACACTTTTATCGTTTTGGAAAGGCAGTTCGTGGGGATAGTGATAATGCTTGTGATATGGCGTGGCGGTTTAGGCCTAAGGAAGGGAAGACAGCTGCCTTCTATAAGGATTACAGGAGGTTTACAATTACTAGGTCAGCGAATTGTACACTTAGCGTGGTGAGTATTGGGGATTACCACTCGGGTGTGAATGCTAGGaaaaagaggaagaggaaTCAGAAGCCTGGATTCGAGAAAATGCCAGTGAAGGATAATGCAGGTTTGCTGGTTGTTGGGGAAGCTGTTAATGATACTCTTCCTGTAATCGAGTCAGAGAATTCATTTAGCCGTGGGAGATACTTGATCTATATGGGTGGCGGAGACAGGTGCAAGAGTATGAATCATTTCTTGTGGAGCTTCTTGTGTGCTTTAGGTGAAGCACAGTACTTGAACCGAACATTGGTTATGGATTTGACAATATGTTTGAATTCAATGTATACTTCATCAAATCAAGATGAGGAAGGGAAAGATTTTAGGTTTTACTTTGATTTTGAGCATTTGAAGGAAGCAGCATCGGTTTTGGACAAGGAACAGTTTTGGTCTGATTGGAATAAGTGGCAGAAGAAAGATGGGTTGAATCTTTATCTTGTGGAGGATTTTCGCGTTACGCCAATGAAGCTTTCTGAGGTGAAAGATTCTTTGATTATGAGGAAGTTTGGATCTGTTGAGCCAGATAATTACTGGTACAGGGTCTGTGAAGGAGAAACCGAATCTGTTGTTCAAAGGCCATGGCATCTGCTCTGGAAGTCAAGAAGACTGTTGGATATAGTTTCTGCAATTGCATCAAGGTTGAATTGGGATTATGATGCAGTTCACGTTGAGAGAGGAGAGAAGGCTAGGAACAAAGAGCTCTGGCCAAATCTTGACGCAGATACTTCCCCTGATGCACTTATCTCAACTTTGGCAGACAAGATTGAAAACGGAAGGAATGTCTATATTGCAACTAATGAACCAGACACATCCTTCTTCAACCCTTTGAAAGACAAGTATTCCACCCATTTTCTTGATGAGTACAAGGATCTTTGGGATGAGAACAGCGAGTGGTATTCTGAAACAATGGGGCTTAACAAAGGAGCTGCAGTTGAGTTTGACGGCTACATGAGGGCATCAGTGGATACAGAAGTATTCTTGAGAGGGAAAAAGCAGATTGAAACTTTCAATGATCTCACTAACGACTGTAAGGATGGTATTAATACGTGCAATGCAGCTTCCAGTTAGTCCTTAAACCTTCTTATACATGAGGTTCGAAACTCCAGTGTTACTTCATTGGGGTATATCCACTTgtacttttatttgttatgtTGTTTTCTAGAAACTGCAAGCTTTGTTTCAtactttttgaaattgagtAGCAATATCACCGAGTTTTTATGAGTTGTGTTCGATTCAGTTTTTATATTCATCCAGACTCTTGTCAATGCACAATTTGCTCCCAACATTGCTTGTTCTTAATCAGATACCTAGCAAGATGgacttttttctttaactGAAGATCATAAATAATCTAATTGTTAATCATGGTTTATGTACTCACAGAATCAGAAGCAAAACGATAATACTGCCCACTACAAAAACTAGACAAAGTATTCATGGGAACTCAAATTGTGATTCCAAAATGACGCAAAGTTTTAAGGGGGCTACAGATGTTCGACattcttgtatttttatttttattttttcgttTCTAATTCCCACAATCATTATTTGggaaaggggaaaaaaaattaccgaAAACAAAATTGCTGGCCCAAGCACATGATGCCTAATCTTCAAGGTGTAGAGGAACTATATAGGTGAAATATACAGTTTCTGCTCATCCCCTTCTGGCTTGCTCTTTAAGATACATGGCTTCTGTATTATGGATGATCCACTTCTTGGCCACTAGCATGTCTCCGGGACTCTTGAGTATGTACCTTTGGAGAAAGGATCGAATATCTTTTCCCAAAAGTTTATCAACCAGTTCTGTAAATAGAGAATCAGGAAGCTGACCCATTTTTCGAATGCCCACCGTTCTCCTTCTCCTCTAATATAAACCTTCCTAAGAAAACAGGTAAATCTTTTTTactcttcatttttcaaatttcatttccTTCCCGATTTCAGCTTTTTGATAGGAACAAGAGTTACTTTTTTGCCCGACTTATTAGCTCTCGCCTCTGCCGATCGGAGCAAAGAAATAGCAACTTGATGCTGATTTTCACTTGCCTTGTCATCAGTATATGGTATCACTTCAAATGCTCCACGAGTGAAGCCCCTAGCCACCTGAGGTaatttagtttcaaattatcAGCAATCAGCATTGCAATATGTTAACTCAGTATATTTCCACTATGCCAAATCTTCTGTCAGCATTCTAtgatataagaaaatataaatttagctCATTTGTTGTACCTTCAAAAGAATCCAAGCTTTGAGGGAACTACTTAAGACTGCAAGTCTTGTCCTTTTCCCTGAAGTTAAATAGTTACACATGTGATGATCCACCCGCAGAATAAATCTTGGCCAGGACTTGGGATTTTCAGGGTCTGCTTTCTGCTCCATCATTGCCTAATACagaggaaaataaataaacatttattatttcaatacATAAAGATTAAAGGGTAGACTACTAATCACAACTCACAAGAAAATGGGAGAGAGTTACAAAACACAGCATGTCTTctgaaaatatatgtttatttggAGACATATCAATGGGATAAGTCAGTGAAGCTCTCAATCCCAGCTTCATAGGCATGTTTTCTATCAGGAGGACGGAAGCTACTCTACAGGAAAGTAATTGAGGAAAAGGATATCTATGAAATAGATTTTCAATCTTCCAACTTCAGATGCTTCCTCCTTTTTGGAATGTGTCTGATAAAGTAAAATGTACTTTGATTATAAGATTTACTTACAAGCAACCGACTAATTTCTTGCTCAATTTTTGAGAACGAGGTCTCTAAAGCTTCAACTCTCCCGGTACCCTGACAGCAAGTGCATGGTTCACTAATCATAAATGTAACACTGGGTCGAACCTGCCAAACACGATGCCATCTAGatgtaaaacaaaatcttgTGAATTCAACTAACAACACTAAATATTGTcataattcaaattcaaaatactttttgttacattttaaaTTGCAATGGTTGTCTATATATCAAAAGTTCTTGATGTCAATTGCAACAAGGCTTTAGCTGCATCTTTCCTTCATTAGCATTTCATCAGCCCCAGAAGATGCACAAAAGCTAAATAGCAAAGGGAAAATTGACCATTGGAAAACCATACCCTCTTCCTTGTTATTTCCATCAGTCCATGTCTAGACAGTTCAGAGACTTTCACCATTGACCGATCTCTCTCAACAGCTTTCTTGACTTCTTCATAGACCAATCTCTTATTTGCTGAAAAATATAGAGCCAAAAAAGAACATCAATGAGACATTACACAATTAGTATGGTAATCACTGCGACCATCCTAACTCTCATAAGTGCCCATTTCCTGTGTCATAATTTGATAAACACTCTCATTAAAGCTGATTACAAAGTTTTCTAGTCATTTATCATTCTGAATTGTCCTTTTGGGAAGAACTACAATAGGTTTTGGGTGAAATCAAGCAACATTGAGCCAGAATGTACAGGTGCCAGAACAAAATCCAGTTACTCagttacaaaattttctaaaagttGACATTGCAATCCAAACGTTCTCCATCCGCCATCCTGGCCACTCCAGGAcaggggggagagagagagggggagAGAAACCAACTTACAGTCATCAGCCATATCAATAAAATCTACAACAATGATGCCACCAATATCTCTTAGCCGTAACTCCCTTGCAATCTGAAACACAAATTTCAATTAACATGCTAGCACTACCAACATGGCCTATGCATAAAAAAGGTGATCACAATGAAGTGAATAACATACTTGTTTTGCAGCTGCCAGGTTGACATCTAGAATAGCCTTCTCTTTTGATGACCCATGACCAAACATCCCATGCCCTCCATTCACATCAATGGAGACTAAAGCCTCAGTTTGTTCAATCACCAGAGAACCTCCATTTGGAAGTGGGACCCTAGAAGGCAAGAAATGTAACTGGCATCATGAAAAACTCTTCAAAAGAGATTCTTATTGTATTTACAATTTCAGGATTTAATGTAGAATCTGGCCACTTAAAACAGCAACGGAACAGTGTCTACTGTTGACATAACATGACAACTCAGAGATAATTACTATCAACAATCCTCACCTTTTGCTAAGCATATTGTTGATTTCTTCTTcgatattaaatttatcaaagagGGGAATTCTCTTATCATATAACTCAACTCGATCACAAAGATCAGGAGCAATATCCTGAAGGTAACTGGTAACCTGAAATataacagaaaaaagaaattgattttgttaattttcatagaaaaataaatgagacaagaaatttactttaaaatctttagaactttttttttcttttcctcccTCTTTCCTCTCTGTTAACCTAATTACTTATTGCTTATAAAGTAGAGAAAAGCTaccaatttttcttttctttttcttttttttcctttttttttaatgacagTAAATGTCTGAAACTCTTATCAACACTTCTTCTCGGGTCTCGGCTCATAATGAAGATTGAAGAGGAATCAGACATATtaggccaaaaaaaaagaaaaaagggttTCCACTAACATGACATTTAGAATCCTTCTCACTAATCCTCCCAATGCTTGGCCAGGCCAGGCTTCCAATAAAACTACCAAGCATTTATATGTCTAATAAGATAACTACGGGGCATTTATATGTCTCTGTCTATGAGTTATTAGAATAACATGCTAAGTATTGCTCAGTCCCTCTAGAAAGGGACAAATACACACGTAAGCACAATCTTGCTTTTTCAGCACCACAATATCATTTGATATTCAGCTGGTGAAATACCTCATGATAAGTCCTCGGAGAGTCAACCACCATCTTCTTAACCTGAAGGTAAAATGCAGAAAAAGCATGACATTAGGAGATCACAATGTGTTAGACCCATGAAAACTTATGTTAGGCGCAAATATAAAGGGGCAGGGGCTGTTTAGTAATTTTAGGGGCAGAGGCAATTtagtaactttattattaattgggGTTCAGCtataaataagagattatgGAGTCATTTAGGGTTTATGTTGAATTTTATCTGGTATTAAGAACCATTAGGAGTTTTGGGAGAGATTGACCTACCTCTCGAATTGTATGTCAGGAttgattgtttgttttcttttgatttaatcaataaaagtcTGCCCTAAGTTAGCCCTAAGTCCTATCACAATGGGGTGGAAAATCATTACATGAAATTGTCATGATAAGAGAATATGGGGAGAGGCAAAGAAAAAGGTGAAATAGGACATAATATTTGTCTTTTAGTCACCTTCTCATTAAAATAATCCTGGACAATGGAAAGTGTTTGACCCATTGCCCTATGTAGCAGAATGGGAACAGCCCCCTCCACACCTTCATCTGCTGCAAGGGCAGCTGATTTAGCATGTTCCATTATGTTTTTCCAAGTTGAAAGCAAACCTTCCAAATCCTTCTGCAGTTCCTCTAACGAATGGCCAGCAGCAACAGTTCTTATGGTTAAACCAAAACCTTCAGGCTGCAAAGTTTTTGCAATGACTTTCAAGCGCGTTCGCTCAACACCAGTTATTTTTCTGGAGACACCAATTCGATCGCAGCTAGTAATTAATATCTGAAACCCAGGAAATTAGATCAGCAAAATTTAAGACAAAGATTAGCCAGCAACTGCGAGAGAGAGAATTTAGTAAGTAATACAGGTGCAACAGAAACCATACCCAGAACCTGCTTCTTAATTTTGGATAAGCAGTCAATGTAGGACCTTTTGTACCCAATCCCTCTTTCACAACTTGTACAATAACTTTGGTTCCCTTCTGAACTTGCAACCATGTTTTTTCATCAGGTGTATGCTTAGAATCTTTCGTACCTGGAGGATGAGATGTGTGAGAGTCATCAGGTACTTCTGATTTAGAGGAAAAGAAACCATTGCTTTCACCATCTAGATGGTGGTCTCCCTCTAAGAAGTCCTCAAAATCAGCTTCTGGTTCACCATCATCAATGATACTACCATTCACATTCTTAAGAACTTCTgaaacatcaaaatcatcaccatcatgTTCCTCATCATCGTTGTGCTCAAATTGTACTAAATCATCCTGAGAGTCAGCTTCTGCAACATCCTCAGTATTGTGTGATGTCGAGTCATTGTCATAGGTCACCGCATGCTCTTCAAGAGCTGCAGATGCAGAACCGTTAACTTCTTGTTTCTTTGTCCGACAACGAAATGGAGGGAATATGAATGGTTCCCTGTAATGTTTTATGTCCATGAGAGAAGGTCTAGAGTTTCCAATATTTACAAAAGCACCGCCCATATTCGGAACAAGTTTTGTGACTACCCCTAGATATACACTATCACACTGCACATTACTTTTAACTGGTTCGAGTAATAATTCAACCAGTTTCTCATCTTCCAATACAGCAATCCTTTGCATGGTACATATTGAAGAATTGATCAGTATAACAGTCGAAACAAAGTTATCCTTTGAAATTAAACTCCCTTTTTCAGGCAACAAGCTCTCAGTATCTTGAAATTTCTGATTATCACTATCCAATATCATCGCCTCATCTTTCTCATTATTACTTTTCTCTGGCATATCAGGCTTTACTGTATCTTCATATACAAGAAGGATTGGAGATGATTGGAATAACCAAGGTTCCTCA contains:
- the LOC102607608 gene encoding ribonuclease E/G-like protein, chloroplastic isoform X5; this translates as MGFMDRGDIYSCKISNLSSRNSGLTDDEIVKHLESDSTESEPFWNDLTHADQLYSYDDGKTATHEVSNFDMALSERDQPIEEPWLFQSSPILLVYEDTVKPDMPEKSNNEKDEAMILDSDNQKFQDTESLLPEKGSLISKDNFVSTVILINSSICTMQRIAVLEDEKLVELLLEPVKSNVQCDSVYLGVVTKLVPNMGGAFVNIGNSRPSLMDIKHYREPFIFPPFRCRTKKQEVNGSASAALEEHAVTYDNDSTSHNTEDVAEADSQDDLVQFEHNDDEEHDGDDFDVSEVLKNVNGSIIDDGEPEADFEDFLEGDHHLDGESNGFFSSKSEVPDDSHTSHPPGTKDSKHTPDEKTWLQVQKGTKVIVQVVKEGLGTKGPTLTAYPKLRSRFWILITSCDRIGVSRKITGVERTRLKVIAKTLQPEGFGLTIRTVAAGHSLEELQKDLEGLLSTWKNIMEHAKSAALAADEGVEGAVPILLHRAMGQTLSIVQDYFNEKVKKMVVDSPRTYHEVTSYLQDIAPDLCDRVELYDKRIPLFDKFNIEEEINNMLSKRVPLPNGGSLVIEQTEALVSIDVNGGHGMFGHGSSKEKAILDVNLAAAKQIARELRLRDIGGIIVVDFIDMADDSNKRLVYEEVKKAVERDRSMVKVSELSRHGLMEITRKRVRPSVTFMISEPCTCCQGTGRVEALETSFSKIEQEISRLLAMMEQKADPENPKSWPRFILRVDHHMCNYLTSGKRTRLAVLSSSLKAWILLKVARGFTRGAFEVIPYTDDKASENQHQVAISLLRSAEARANKSGKKVTLVPIKKLKSGRK
- the LOC102607608 gene encoding ribonuclease E/G-like protein, chloroplastic isoform X3, with protein sequence MAHSVCSTELHYSLMERHCLLSGRSPTWFLGSFNRFLSPYISRQIPHRNMFRFAFRIRNRNSLIKSPIMSANRGKSASAIQGLCEIVWTVEADLEAGQLLYITGDPSVLGCWDPDMAILMSPTEHENLWKVEVKIACGVNFKYNFFMKGETWSSGDIIWRGGPEFSLLVPFNQDRKILVRDSWMRFNTKNSPTHIWDSWIEETYIPVKSPISVPETDDEIVKHLESDSTESEPFWNDLTHADQLYSYDDGKTATHEVSNFDMALSERDQPIEEPWLFQSSPILLVYEDTVKPDMPEKSNNEKDEAMILDSDNQKFQDTESLLPEKGSLISKDNFVSTVILINSSICTMQRIAVLEDEKLVELLLEPVKSNVQCDSVYLGVVTKLVPNMGGAFVNIGNSRPSLMDIKHYREPFIFPPFRCRTKKQEVNGSASAALEEHAVTYDNDSTSHNTEDVAEADSQDDLVQFEHNDDEEHDGDDFDVSEVLKNVNGSIIDDGEPEADFEDFLEGDHHLDGESNGFFSSKSEVPDDSHTSHPPGTKDSKHTPDEKTWLQVQKGTKVIVQVVKEGLGTKGPTLTAYPKLRSRFWILITSCDRIGVSRKITGVERTRLKVIAKTLQPEGFGLTIRTVAAGHSLEELQKDLEGLLSTWKNIMEHAKSAALAADEGVEGAVPILLHRAMGQTLSIVQDYFNEKVKKMVVDSPRTYHEVTSYLQDIAPDLCDRVELYDKRIPLFDKFNIEEEINNMLSKRVPLPNGGSLVIEQTEALVSIDVNGGHGMFGHGSSKEKAILDVNLAAAKQIARELRLRDIGGIIVVDFIDMADDSNKRLVYEEVKKAVERDRSMVKVSELSRHGLMEITRKRAMMEQKADPENPKSWPRFILRVDHHMCNYLTSGKRTRLAVLSSSLKAWILLKVARGFTRGAFEVIPYTDDKASENQHQVAISLLRSAEARANKSGKKVTLVPIKKLKSGRK
- the LOC102607608 gene encoding ribonuclease E/G-like protein, chloroplastic isoform X2; this encodes MAHSVCSTELHYSLMERHCLLSGRSPTWFLGSFNRYISRQIPHRNMFRFAFRIRNRNSLIKSPIMSANRGKSASAIQGLCEIVWTVEADLEAGQLLYITGDPSVLGCWDPDMAILMSPTEHENLWKVEVKIACGVNFKYNFFMKGETWSSGDIIWRGGPEFSLLVPFNQDRKILVRDSWMRFNTKNSPTHIWDSWIEETYIPVKSPISVPETDDEIVKHLESDSTESEPFWNDLTHADQLYSYDDGKTATHEVSNFDMALSERDQPIEEPWLFQSSPILLVYEDTVKPDMPEKSNNEKDEAMILDSDNQKFQDTESLLPEKGSLISKDNFVSTVILINSSICTMQRIAVLEDEKLVELLLEPVKSNVQCDSVYLGVVTKLVPNMGGAFVNIGNSRPSLMDIKHYREPFIFPPFRCRTKKQEVNGSASAALEEHAVTYDNDSTSHNTEDVAEADSQDDLVQFEHNDDEEHDGDDFDVSEVLKNVNGSIIDDGEPEADFEDFLEGDHHLDGESNGFFSSKSEVPDDSHTSHPPGTKDSKHTPDEKTWLQVQKGTKVIVQVVKEGLGTKGPTLTAYPKLRSRFWILITSCDRIGVSRKITGVERTRLKVIAKTLQPEGFGLTIRTVAAGHSLEELQKDLEGLLSTWKNIMEHAKSAALAADEGVEGAVPILLHRAMGQTLSIVQDYFNEKVKKMVVDSPRTYHEVTSYLQDIAPDLCDRVELYDKRIPLFDKFNIEEEINNMLSKRVPLPNGGSLVIEQTEALVSIDVNGGHGMFGHGSSKEKAILDVNLAAAKQIARELRLRDIGGIIVVDFIDMADDSNKRLVYEEVKKAVERDRSMVKVSELSRHGLMEITRKRVRPSVTFMISEPCTCCQGTGRVEALETSFSKIEQEISRLLAMMEQKADPENPKSWPRFILRVDHHMCNYLTSGKRTRLAVLSSSLKAWILLKVARGFTRGAFEVIPYTDDKASENQHQVAISLLRSAEARANKSGKKVTLVPIKKLKSGRK
- the LOC102607608 gene encoding ribonuclease E/G-like protein, chloroplastic isoform X1; protein product: MAHSVCSTELHYSLMERHCLLSGRSPTWFLGSFNRFLSPYISRQIPHRNMFRFAFRIRNRNSLIKSPIMSANRGKSASAIQGLCEIVWTVEADLEAGQLLYITGDPSVLGCWDPDMAILMSPTEHENLWKVEVKIACGVNFKYNFFMKGETWSSGDIIWRGGPEFSLLVPFNQDRKILVRDSWMRFNTKNSPTHIWDSWIEETYIPVKSPISVPETDDEIVKHLESDSTESEPFWNDLTHADQLYSYDDGKTATHEVSNFDMALSERDQPIEEPWLFQSSPILLVYEDTVKPDMPEKSNNEKDEAMILDSDNQKFQDTESLLPEKGSLISKDNFVSTVILINSSICTMQRIAVLEDEKLVELLLEPVKSNVQCDSVYLGVVTKLVPNMGGAFVNIGNSRPSLMDIKHYREPFIFPPFRCRTKKQEVNGSASAALEEHAVTYDNDSTSHNTEDVAEADSQDDLVQFEHNDDEEHDGDDFDVSEVLKNVNGSIIDDGEPEADFEDFLEGDHHLDGESNGFFSSKSEVPDDSHTSHPPGTKDSKHTPDEKTWLQVQKGTKVIVQVVKEGLGTKGPTLTAYPKLRSRFWILITSCDRIGVSRKITGVERTRLKVIAKTLQPEGFGLTIRTVAAGHSLEELQKDLEGLLSTWKNIMEHAKSAALAADEGVEGAVPILLHRAMGQTLSIVQDYFNEKVKKMVVDSPRTYHEVTSYLQDIAPDLCDRVELYDKRIPLFDKFNIEEEINNMLSKRVPLPNGGSLVIEQTEALVSIDVNGGHGMFGHGSSKEKAILDVNLAAAKQIARELRLRDIGGIIVVDFIDMADDSNKRLVYEEVKKAVERDRSMVKVSELSRHGLMEITRKRVRPSVTFMISEPCTCCQGTGRVEALETSFSKIEQEISRLLAMMEQKADPENPKSWPRFILRVDHHMCNYLTSGKRTRLAVLSSSLKAWILLKVARGFTRGAFEVIPYTDDKASENQHQVAISLLRSAEARANKSGKKVTLVPIKKLKSGRK